A region from the Actinoplanes sp. OR16 genome encodes:
- a CDS encoding alpha/beta hydrolase fold domain-containing protein, with amino-acid sequence MTATGTVLGYAMKGLHRLPRGLRRAVLLRAAGGDLPAVPDYVRMLEIAGDLPETGPTDAELFDRFPELAAVTVADVPAGVPARLYRGPVAPVAGLVWVHGGAFVSGSLRMAEAHFTALALAARGIAVLSVDYRKALRGVRYPAGADDVLTGWTWAVLNADRFGVPAEKLHLGGASAGASLAAGVAKRLRDGAGQPPASLLLIYPSLHAELPPWEPERLAAIRRRGVVFFSPEWVAAMSRHYCDDPDDPYAFPAGGDLTGLPRTLVVNCEHDTLRSSGEAFAGLLATAGVPVTTHLAPNAVHGCLGEPFTVAATETIDVMRVNIIAP; translated from the coding sequence GTGACGGCTACCGGCACTGTTCTGGGATACGCGATGAAAGGGCTGCACCGGCTGCCCCGCGGCCTGCGGCGCGCCGTCCTGCTCCGGGCCGCCGGCGGTGACCTGCCGGCCGTGCCCGACTACGTGCGGATGCTGGAGATTGCCGGTGACCTGCCGGAGACCGGCCCCACCGACGCCGAGCTGTTCGACCGCTTCCCGGAGCTGGCCGCGGTGACCGTCGCCGACGTGCCCGCCGGGGTGCCGGCCCGGCTCTACCGCGGGCCGGTGGCGCCCGTGGCCGGGCTCGTCTGGGTGCACGGCGGCGCGTTCGTGAGCGGATCGCTGCGGATGGCCGAGGCGCACTTCACCGCCCTCGCCCTGGCCGCGCGGGGCATCGCGGTGCTCTCCGTGGACTACCGCAAGGCGCTGCGCGGGGTCCGCTACCCGGCCGGGGCCGACGACGTGCTCACCGGCTGGACGTGGGCGGTGCTGAACGCCGACCGGTTCGGCGTGCCGGCCGAGAAGCTGCACCTCGGCGGCGCCAGCGCGGGCGCCAGCCTGGCGGCCGGAGTGGCGAAACGGCTGCGGGACGGCGCCGGGCAGCCGCCCGCCTCGCTGCTGCTGATCTACCCGTCGCTGCACGCCGAGCTGCCGCCGTGGGAGCCGGAGCGGCTCGCGGCGATCCGGCGCAGAGGGGTCGTGTTCTTCTCGCCCGAGTGGGTCGCGGCGATGAGCCGGCACTACTGCGACGACCCGGACGACCCCTACGCGTTCCCGGCAGGCGGCGACCTGACCGGCCTGCCGCGCACCCTCGTGGTCAACTGCGAGCACGACACCCTGCGCTCCTCCGGGGAGGCCTTCGCCGGGCTGCTGGCGACCGCGGGCGTGCCGGTCACCACGCACCTGGCGCCGAACGCCGTGCACGGCTGCCTGGGCGAGCCGTTCACCGTCGCCGCGACCGAGACGATCGATGTGATGCGGGTGAATATCATCGCGCCGTGA
- a CDS encoding nitronate monooxygenase — MREVIVAPMAGGPSTAALVAGAARAGALGFLAAGYKTPGAVEDELRQVGTVAHGLNIFVPVPPPADPAPLEEYRRVLQKEADRYGVDLPPLRLDDDDHFAAKVELAVRYRVPVVSFTFGVPEIGCVRRLHEAGSTVLITVTGADEARAALDAEPDGLIAQSGAAGGHASTTAPAGWTGTSTAIETLAEVRAVTDLPVIAAGGATTAADVRELLDAGAAAVQCGTAFLLADEAGTRPAQRAAMLSGEFTETVVTRAFTGQPARGLRNRFIDEHEAVAPLGYPAVHHLTAPIRAAAAAKGDAGALNLWAGTGFRHVTAGPVAELIGRLTGM, encoded by the coding sequence ATGCGTGAAGTGATCGTCGCCCCGATGGCCGGCGGGCCGTCCACCGCTGCGCTGGTCGCCGGCGCCGCGCGGGCCGGCGCCCTCGGGTTCCTGGCCGCCGGATACAAGACGCCCGGCGCGGTCGAGGACGAGCTGCGGCAGGTGGGCACAGTGGCGCACGGGCTCAACATCTTCGTGCCGGTGCCGCCGCCCGCCGACCCGGCGCCCCTCGAGGAATACCGGCGGGTGCTGCAGAAGGAGGCCGATCGGTACGGCGTGGACCTGCCCCCGCTGCGACTCGACGACGACGACCACTTCGCGGCCAAGGTGGAGCTCGCCGTGCGGTACCGGGTTCCGGTCGTCAGCTTCACGTTCGGCGTACCGGAGATCGGGTGTGTCCGGAGATTGCATGAAGCGGGCTCGACCGTGCTGATCACCGTCACCGGCGCCGACGAGGCACGCGCGGCTCTCGACGCCGAACCGGACGGCCTGATCGCGCAGTCCGGCGCGGCGGGCGGGCACGCGTCGACGACGGCGCCGGCCGGCTGGACCGGGACCAGCACCGCGATCGAGACCCTCGCCGAGGTCCGGGCCGTCACCGACCTGCCGGTGATCGCGGCGGGCGGCGCCACCACCGCCGCCGACGTGCGCGAGCTGCTCGACGCCGGGGCCGCGGCGGTCCAGTGCGGCACCGCGTTCCTGCTCGCCGACGAGGCCGGCACCCGGCCGGCGCAGCGGGCCGCGATGCTCTCCGGTGAGTTCACCGAGACCGTCGTCACCCGGGCGTTCACCGGACAGCCGGCCCGCGGGCTGCGCAACCGGTTCATCGACGAGCACGAGGCGGTGGCGCCGCTCGGCTACCCGGCCGTGCATCACCTGACCGCGCCGATCCGGGCTGCCGCCGCGGCGAAGGGTGACGCGGGCGCACTGAACCTGTGGGCCGGAACCGGCTTCCGGCACGTCACGGCGGGACCCGTCGCGGAGTTGATCGGGAGACTGACCGGCATGTAG
- a CDS encoding sulfite exporter TauE/SafE family protein, with translation MTFAQAVVLFLGGVGGGLTGSMGGLASVVSYPALLAVGLSPVTANVTNTVALLSTAFGAAAGSRPELRGQGRRIARHGVTGVIGGTAGAVLLMSTPSSAFERVVPGLIAAGGLMLLFREPLRAWYVRPGRRPPLAVAVFLIAVYGGYFGAGAGVMMLAALSVAAVEPLAITNAVKTVVLGFSNVAAAVLYALFAPVHWTAAALLAAGCLIGSWIGPALVRRTPERPLRWVIGLAALTLATVLWRDAGAPAS, from the coding sequence GTGACCTTCGCCCAAGCAGTCGTGCTCTTCCTGGGCGGGGTCGGTGGCGGCCTGACCGGTTCGATGGGCGGGCTCGCCTCGGTCGTGAGCTATCCGGCGCTGCTGGCCGTCGGCCTCTCCCCGGTGACGGCGAACGTGACGAACACGGTGGCGCTGCTCTCCACGGCGTTCGGCGCGGCCGCCGGATCACGCCCGGAGCTGCGCGGACAGGGCCGGCGGATCGCCCGGCACGGCGTCACCGGCGTGATCGGCGGGACGGCCGGGGCGGTGCTGCTGATGAGCACGCCGTCGTCGGCGTTCGAGCGGGTGGTGCCCGGGCTGATCGCCGCCGGTGGGCTCATGCTGCTCTTCCGGGAGCCACTGCGGGCCTGGTACGTGCGACCCGGCCGCCGTCCGCCCCTCGCCGTCGCGGTCTTCCTGATCGCGGTCTACGGGGGATATTTCGGGGCCGGCGCCGGCGTGATGATGCTCGCCGCGTTGTCGGTGGCCGCCGTCGAGCCGCTCGCGATCACCAACGCGGTCAAGACCGTGGTGCTCGGGTTCTCCAACGTCGCGGCGGCGGTGCTCTACGCGCTCTTCGCCCCGGTCCACTGGACGGCGGCGGCGCTGCTCGCGGCCGGGTGCCTGATCGGCAGCTGGATCGGCCCGGCACTGGTGCGGCGCACCCCGGAACGCCCGCTGCGATGGGTGATCGGCCTCGCCGCGCTGACGCTCGCCACCGTCCTCTGGCGCGACGCGGGTGCGCCGGCGTCGTAG
- a CDS encoding zinc-binding dehydrogenase, whose translation MIMRALVFTEPGRAEVQRVPVPVAAEGQVVVDVERAGVCGTDVELFTGEMSYLSSGRSSYPLRPGHEWAGVVTAAGPGVDPSWLGRRVTGDTMIACGSCRRCRSGRHHVCAAMREIGIADGLPGALAEKVAFPARFLHALPDGLDATAGALVEPGGNAERAVTAAGLAPGERLLILGTGTIGLLAAMIARSRGIEVHLLGQQLGFARSLGFEQAWTLPELPELEWDAVVDASNAPQLPGLAVRLVEPGRRVVYIGLAGTPSTVDTRELVLKDVTAVGILGASAGLSSIAATYAEGLVRPEPLVAAVVGLDDVARVLAGHRPGNAGDGPKILVDPSLRAG comes from the coding sequence ATGATCATGCGGGCGCTGGTGTTCACCGAGCCGGGGCGGGCCGAGGTGCAGAGGGTTCCGGTCCCGGTGGCCGCCGAGGGGCAGGTCGTCGTCGACGTGGAACGGGCCGGCGTCTGCGGCACCGACGTGGAGTTGTTCACCGGCGAGATGAGTTACCTGTCCAGCGGCCGGTCGTCGTACCCCCTGCGCCCGGGTCATGAATGGGCGGGCGTCGTCACCGCGGCCGGGCCGGGCGTGGATCCGTCCTGGCTGGGCCGGCGCGTCACCGGCGACACGATGATCGCCTGCGGGTCGTGCCGCCGCTGCCGGTCCGGGCGGCATCACGTCTGCGCGGCGATGCGGGAGATCGGGATCGCGGACGGCCTGCCCGGCGCGCTCGCCGAGAAGGTGGCGTTCCCGGCCCGCTTCCTGCACGCGCTCCCCGACGGCTTGGACGCCACGGCCGGCGCGCTGGTCGAGCCGGGCGGCAACGCCGAGCGGGCGGTCACCGCGGCCGGCCTCGCCCCCGGTGAGCGGCTGCTGATCCTCGGCACCGGCACGATCGGGCTGCTCGCCGCGATGATCGCCCGGTCCCGGGGCATCGAGGTGCATCTGCTCGGCCAGCAGCTCGGCTTCGCCCGGTCGCTGGGCTTCGAGCAGGCCTGGACGCTGCCGGAGCTGCCGGAGCTGGAGTGGGACGCGGTGGTCGACGCCAGCAACGCCCCGCAGCTGCCCGGGCTCGCGGTGCGCCTGGTGGAGCCGGGCAGGCGGGTCGTCTACATCGGGCTGGCCGGGACGCCGAGCACCGTCGACACCCGGGAGCTGGTGCTCAAGGACGTCACGGCGGTCGGCATCCTCGGCGCGTCGGCGGGCCTGTCGTCGATCGCTGCGACGTACGCGGAAGGGCTGGTGAGACCCGAACCGCTGGTCGCCGCCGTCGTCGGCCTGGACGACGTCGCCCGCGTGCTCGCCGGGCACCGCCCCGGGAACGCGGGCGACGGCCCCAAGATCCTGGTGGACCCTAGCCTCCGAGCCGGTTGA
- a CDS encoding transglycosylase family protein encodes MTAGITGAGVLLAPANPALAARQVNWDVVAKCESGGRWHINTGNGYYGGLQFSRSTWKANGGGKYASTADKATKAEQIRIAEKLYSKRGLKPWPVCGKKPGVYKKASTGKKKAAAVKGTYVVKSGDTLTKIAKKYKIKGGWKTLYRLNKDRLESPSVIYVGQRLRLK; translated from the coding sequence GTGACCGCGGGCATCACCGGAGCCGGTGTGCTTCTCGCGCCCGCGAACCCCGCCCTGGCAGCCCGCCAGGTGAACTGGGACGTCGTGGCGAAATGCGAGTCGGGCGGCCGGTGGCACATCAACACCGGTAACGGGTACTACGGTGGCTTGCAGTTCAGCCGCAGCACGTGGAAGGCGAACGGGGGCGGTAAATACGCCTCGACCGCGGACAAGGCCACCAAGGCCGAGCAGATCCGGATCGCGGAGAAGCTGTACTCCAAGCGCGGATTGAAGCCGTGGCCGGTCTGCGGCAAGAAGCCCGGCGTCTACAAGAAGGCGAGCACCGGCAAGAAGAAGGCCGCCGCCGTCAAGGGCACCTACGTCGTGAAGTCGGGCGACACCCTCACCAAGATCGCCAAGAAGTACAAGATCAAGGGCGGGTGGAAGACGCTGTACCGGTTGAACAAGGATCGGCTGGAGAGCCCGAGCGTGATCTACGTCGGTCAGCGCCTGCGGCTGAAGTAA
- a CDS encoding SpoIIE family protein phosphatase produces MSGTAAADVFAAGGEVGRDLAAVDWTETPLGPPDRWPQSLRTAVSILLSSRFPMWMAWGPQLTFFCNAAYRRDTLGRKYPWALGRSASEVWKEIWGDIGPRIDNVLNTGEATWDEGLLLFLERSGYPEETYHTFSYSPLRDDDGELVGMLCVVSEETDRVIGERRMATLRDIGSDPSVVRTEQEMLAFTAQQLGKNLKDLPFTLTYLFGDDGRPLLASSTGIAAGHPAAPLIGEPDGIWQAGHESALVDLTGPAFDGDSAEELPSGAWDEPPSQALLVPLLRQGGTSYGFLVAALNRYRPLDESYRGFVELTAGHVAAGIASARSYRAQQRRAEELAELDRAKTTFFSNISHEFRTPLTLIMGPLEELRGRVDPALREEVEVMRRNGLRLGKLVNALLDFSRLEAGRMQARYEPVDLATTTAELASVFRSAVERAGLTFEVDCPPLPEPVFVDRGMWEKVVLNLLSNALKFTFDGGIRVVVRPDHGNAVVTITDTGVGVPQEEMPRLFERFHRIENARSRSNEGSGIGLAMVKELVLLHGGTVGAESTVGLGTAFTVRLPFGSAHLPPDAVVAAASFASHADPFVQEALRWLPSAVDVPADAPAPVVGDPARVLVADDNADMRDYLVRLLRSAGHLASAVGDGRQALDAARADAPDLVVSDVMMPELDGLQLVAALRADPRTVGVPVLLLSARAGQEAAIEGLEAGADDYLFKPFSAAELLARVRANVELARLRNHHMRWRTALVEQLQEAFFVCDDQGAVIEINKAFTETLGYGPEGLPYHAVHPWWPDAASDADAYAEVAAAFEMLMRDQSGTYTIPVTHSDGHRLWVAAAFTQVRDPESGRQVVVGTFRDVTDEHYAIQRESAVAALSLRLSQADDLPGALSGALTELRGLWHASYAAAAVFDGNPAPALHATDDGLTWETLPAERRDTITALLGGPPLTAVSEQLAGAGIALAHPDGTMVVWLELGDRRPFTEQDETLLALLAGHLGQGLRRVHQIDQQRETALALQRAILGPAQLPAGFAVRYEPATRPLKVGGDWYDTVTLPDGRIGIVVGDCVGHGLPAATVMGQLRSACRALLLQDTGPARTLTALDRFAALLPGATCATVFCGVLDPATGHLIYSSAGHPPPIAAHADGTIELLDQGRSRPLAIRPSLDRVEAEYRMPARATLLLYTDGLVERRRQPLTAGIEAATDAVRLGRSTPIDDLADEVMTRLAPAAGYDDDVALLIYRQPGPLELEFPAEASRLAPVRSALRGWLERCAIDPVTIQNVLVAAGEACANAIEHGHREKGGRIRLRATATAEDLRLTVVDNGEWRTPREAENPYRGRGLMLMKAFMHHVTVTTGIAGTTIDMQARIVP; encoded by the coding sequence ATGAGCGGTACGGCGGCGGCGGACGTCTTCGCCGCGGGTGGTGAGGTCGGGCGGGATCTGGCCGCTGTGGACTGGACGGAGACGCCGCTGGGCCCCCCGGACCGGTGGCCGCAGAGTCTGCGCACAGCGGTGAGCATCCTGCTGTCCTCACGCTTCCCGATGTGGATGGCCTGGGGGCCGCAGCTGACGTTCTTCTGCAACGCGGCATACCGGCGCGACACGCTCGGGCGCAAGTACCCGTGGGCGCTCGGCCGATCGGCCAGCGAAGTGTGGAAGGAGATCTGGGGTGACATCGGCCCCCGGATCGACAACGTGCTGAACACCGGCGAGGCCACCTGGGACGAGGGCCTGCTGCTCTTCCTGGAGCGGTCCGGCTACCCGGAGGAGACCTACCACACGTTCTCCTACAGCCCGCTGCGCGACGACGACGGTGAGCTCGTCGGGATGCTCTGCGTGGTCAGCGAGGAGACCGACCGGGTCATCGGTGAGCGCCGGATGGCGACGCTGCGTGACATCGGCTCGGACCCGAGCGTGGTCCGCACCGAGCAGGAGATGCTCGCGTTCACCGCCCAGCAGCTCGGCAAGAACCTCAAGGATCTGCCGTTCACGCTCACCTACCTGTTCGGCGACGACGGCCGGCCGCTGCTGGCGTCCTCGACCGGGATCGCCGCCGGGCACCCGGCAGCGCCCCTCATCGGGGAGCCGGACGGGATCTGGCAGGCCGGGCACGAGTCGGCGCTGGTCGACCTGACCGGGCCGGCCTTCGACGGGGATTCCGCCGAGGAGCTGCCGTCCGGGGCCTGGGACGAGCCGCCGTCCCAGGCGCTGCTGGTGCCGCTGCTACGGCAGGGCGGGACGTCGTACGGGTTCCTGGTCGCCGCCCTGAACCGGTACCGGCCACTGGACGAGTCGTACCGCGGCTTCGTCGAGCTGACCGCCGGGCACGTCGCCGCCGGGATCGCCAGCGCCCGCAGCTACCGGGCCCAGCAGCGCCGGGCCGAGGAGCTCGCCGAGCTGGACCGCGCCAAGACCACGTTCTTCTCCAACATCAGCCACGAGTTCCGGACGCCGCTCACCCTGATCATGGGTCCGCTGGAGGAGCTGCGCGGCCGCGTCGACCCGGCGCTGCGCGAGGAGGTCGAGGTGATGCGCCGCAACGGGCTGCGCCTCGGCAAGCTGGTCAACGCGCTGCTCGACTTCTCCCGCCTGGAGGCCGGCCGGATGCAGGCCCGGTACGAACCGGTCGACCTGGCCACCACCACCGCCGAACTGGCCAGCGTGTTCCGCTCGGCCGTCGAGCGCGCCGGGCTGACCTTCGAGGTGGACTGCCCGCCGCTGCCCGAGCCGGTCTTCGTGGACCGCGGCATGTGGGAGAAGGTGGTCCTCAACCTGCTCAGCAACGCCCTCAAGTTCACCTTCGACGGCGGCATCCGGGTCGTCGTGCGGCCCGACCACGGCAACGCGGTGGTGACCATCACCGACACCGGCGTGGGTGTGCCGCAGGAGGAGATGCCGCGGCTGTTCGAGCGGTTCCACCGGATCGAGAACGCCCGCTCACGCTCCAACGAGGGCAGCGGCATCGGCTTGGCCATGGTGAAGGAGCTGGTCCTGCTGCACGGCGGCACGGTCGGCGCGGAGAGCACCGTCGGGCTGGGCACGGCGTTCACCGTCCGGCTGCCGTTCGGCTCGGCGCACCTGCCGCCCGACGCGGTGGTCGCGGCCGCGTCCTTCGCCTCGCACGCGGATCCGTTCGTCCAGGAGGCGCTGCGCTGGCTGCCGTCCGCCGTCGACGTCCCGGCCGACGCTCCGGCGCCGGTGGTCGGCGACCCGGCACGGGTGCTCGTCGCCGACGACAACGCGGACATGCGCGACTACCTGGTCCGGCTGCTGCGCTCCGCCGGGCATCTGGCCTCCGCGGTCGGCGACGGCCGGCAGGCGCTCGACGCGGCTCGCGCCGACGCGCCCGATCTGGTGGTCAGCGACGTCATGATGCCCGAGCTGGACGGGTTGCAGCTGGTGGCGGCGTTGCGCGCGGACCCGCGCACGGTCGGCGTCCCGGTGCTGCTGCTCTCCGCGCGCGCCGGCCAGGAGGCGGCGATCGAGGGCCTCGAGGCCGGCGCCGACGACTATCTGTTCAAGCCGTTCTCGGCGGCCGAGCTGCTGGCCCGGGTGCGCGCCAACGTCGAGCTGGCCCGGCTCCGCAACCACCACATGCGCTGGCGGACCGCGCTGGTCGAGCAGCTGCAGGAGGCCTTCTTCGTCTGTGACGACCAGGGCGCGGTCATCGAGATCAACAAGGCGTTCACCGAGACGCTCGGGTACGGGCCGGAGGGCCTGCCCTACCACGCGGTGCACCCGTGGTGGCCGGACGCCGCCTCGGACGCCGACGCCTACGCCGAGGTGGCCGCCGCGTTCGAGATGCTGATGCGCGACCAATCCGGCACCTACACCATCCCGGTCACCCACAGTGACGGGCACCGGCTGTGGGTGGCGGCGGCGTTCACCCAGGTCCGTGACCCGGAGAGCGGGCGTCAGGTGGTGGTCGGCACGTTCCGTGACGTCACCGACGAGCACTACGCGATCCAGCGGGAGAGCGCGGTGGCAGCGCTCAGCCTCCGGCTTTCGCAGGCCGACGATCTGCCGGGCGCGCTGAGCGGTGCGCTCACGGAGCTGCGGGGTCTCTGGCATGCCTCGTACGCCGCAGCCGCCGTGTTCGACGGCAACCCGGCGCCGGCGTTGCACGCCACGGATGACGGACTCACCTGGGAGACGCTCCCCGCCGAACGCCGGGACACGATCACCGCGCTGCTCGGCGGGCCGCCGCTCACCGCGGTCAGCGAGCAACTGGCCGGGGCCGGTATCGCCTTGGCCCACCCGGACGGCACCATGGTCGTCTGGCTGGAGCTCGGCGACCGGCGGCCGTTCACCGAACAGGACGAGACGCTGCTGGCCCTGCTCGCCGGACACCTCGGCCAGGGCCTGCGCCGGGTGCACCAGATCGACCAGCAGCGGGAGACCGCCCTCGCGCTGCAGCGGGCCATCCTCGGCCCGGCGCAGCTGCCGGCCGGGTTCGCGGTGCGCTACGAGCCGGCCACCCGCCCGCTCAAGGTCGGCGGCGACTGGTACGACACGGTCACCCTGCCGGACGGCCGGATCGGCATCGTCGTCGGTGACTGCGTCGGCCACGGGCTGCCCGCCGCGACCGTGATGGGCCAGCTGCGCAGCGCCTGCCGCGCCCTGCTGCTGCAGGACACCGGGCCGGCCCGCACGCTGACCGCCCTCGACCGGTTCGCGGCGCTGCTGCCCGGCGCCACCTGCGCGACGGTGTTCTGCGGCGTGCTCGACCCGGCGACCGGGCACCTGATCTACTCCAGCGCCGGGCACCCGCCACCCATCGCCGCGCACGCCGACGGCACCATCGAGCTGCTCGACCAGGGACGGTCCCGGCCGCTGGCGATCCGGCCGTCGCTGGACCGGGTCGAGGCCGAATACCGGATGCCGGCCCGGGCCACGCTGCTGCTCTACACCGACGGCCTGGTGGAGCGCCGCCGGCAGCCGCTCACCGCCGGCATCGAGGCGGCCACCGACGCGGTCCGGCTGGGCCGCAGCACCCCGATCGACGACCTCGCCGACGAGGTGATGACCCGGCTCGCCCCGGCCGCCGGCTACGACGACGACGTGGCCCTGCTGATCTACCGGCAGCCCGGCCCGCTCGAACTGGAGTTCCCGGCCGAGGCGTCCCGGCTCGCGCCCGTTCGCTCGGCGCTGCGCGGCTGGCTGGAACGCTGCGCCATCGACCCGGTGACGATCCAGAACGTCCTGGTCGCCGCAGGGGAGGCGTGCGCCAACGCGATCGAGCACGGGCACCGGGAGAAGGGCGGGCGAATCCGCCTGCGCGCCACCGCGACCGCCGAGGACCTGCGTCTCACGGTCGTGGACAACGGCGAATGGCGGACACCGCGCGAGGCCGAGAACCCGTACCGTGGGCGTGGCCTCATGCTGATGAAGGCGTTCATGCACCACGTCACCGTCACCACCGGCATCGCCGGCACCACCATCGACATGCAGGCGAGGATCGTGCCATGA
- a CDS encoding MFS transporter: MFWTLTFTRYFIARSVSAFGDAMLTVASALAVGEIYGATGVGVVLASWMLPFLGFILFGGVLADRIGARPLMLAADLIRLVAQGVTAVAFFTGTPSLWLLITCSAVSGTAAAMFSPGVNGIVPQVTSDPHRANATIRMANAVAELLGPATAGVLFGFFGAGPVYAVDAATFAISAFCLAGLRVSRVSRAASSTLTDLREGWREFRARTWIWSVILVWIAYGIFLFGPLVPLGAVLVSQDQGPSSYGWMQSAIGAGTIVGGLIALRTKPRRPLATGAVAMFGYVLLPLAIALHAELPLLLAAAGVNGLVWAFWSIQWQTSVQTQTPPDLLNRMTSYEVLGSTGSLPIGQALAGPVAGAVGAERVLGVSVVVGLLGSATLLLIPAVRTLGRYSPPDAGTDSDGDDQHPDAGRVRLG, translated from the coding sequence ATGTTCTGGACACTGACATTCACCAGGTATTTCATCGCCCGCTCGGTCTCCGCCTTCGGCGACGCCATGCTCACCGTCGCGTCGGCGCTGGCCGTCGGCGAGATCTACGGCGCGACCGGCGTCGGCGTGGTGCTCGCCTCGTGGATGCTGCCGTTCCTCGGGTTCATCCTGTTCGGCGGCGTGCTGGCCGACCGGATCGGCGCCCGCCCGCTGATGCTCGCCGCCGACCTGATCCGGCTGGTCGCGCAGGGCGTCACCGCCGTCGCGTTCTTCACCGGCACCCCGTCGCTCTGGCTGCTGATCACCTGTTCGGCGGTGAGCGGCACGGCCGCCGCGATGTTCTCGCCCGGCGTCAACGGCATCGTGCCGCAGGTGACGAGCGACCCGCACCGGGCGAACGCCACGATCCGGATGGCGAACGCCGTCGCCGAACTGCTCGGTCCCGCCACGGCCGGTGTGCTGTTCGGCTTCTTCGGGGCGGGACCGGTCTACGCCGTCGACGCGGCCACGTTCGCGATCAGCGCGTTCTGCCTGGCCGGTCTCCGGGTCAGCCGGGTCAGCCGGGCGGCGAGCTCGACGCTGACCGATCTGCGCGAGGGCTGGCGGGAATTCCGGGCGCGCACCTGGATCTGGAGTGTGATCCTGGTCTGGATCGCCTACGGGATCTTCCTCTTCGGACCCCTGGTTCCGCTTGGCGCGGTGCTGGTGAGTCAAGATCAAGGGCCTTCGTCGTACGGATGGATGCAGTCAGCGATCGGCGCGGGCACCATCGTCGGTGGTCTCATCGCGCTACGGACCAAACCCCGCCGGCCACTGGCGACCGGCGCCGTGGCGATGTTCGGCTACGTGCTGCTCCCGCTCGCGATCGCCCTGCACGCCGAACTGCCGCTGCTGCTCGCCGCGGCCGGGGTGAACGGACTGGTCTGGGCGTTCTGGTCGATCCAATGGCAGACCAGCGTCCAGACGCAGACGCCACCGGACCTGCTGAACCGGATGACCTCGTACGAGGTGCTCGGCTCCACCGGCAGCCTCCCGATCGGCCAGGCCCTGGCCGGCCCGGTCGCCGGCGCGGTCGGCGCCGAACGCGTCCTCGGCGTCTCCGTCGTGGTGGGCCTGCTCGGCAGCGCGACGCTGCTGCTCATCCCCGCGGTCCGCACGCTCGGCCGGTACAGTCCCCCAGATGCGGGCACGGACTCCGATGGTGATGATCAGCATCCTGATGCTGGCCGGGTGCGGCTCGGATAG
- a CDS encoding DUF1304 domain-containing protein, which translates to MIILANLLVALVALIHVYILVLEMFLWTKPQGRKAFGLTEEFARQTKVLGANQGLYNGFLAAGLIWGLVSDADVELFFLVCVAVAGVYGAATASRRILFVQTVPAVLAIIAVLVAN; encoded by the coding sequence GTGATCATTTTGGCGAATCTGCTGGTGGCGCTGGTAGCGCTGATCCACGTCTACATCCTGGTTCTGGAGATGTTCCTGTGGACCAAGCCGCAGGGCCGCAAGGCGTTCGGCCTGACCGAGGAGTTCGCCCGGCAGACGAAGGTGCTCGGCGCCAATCAGGGCCTCTACAACGGTTTCCTCGCGGCCGGGCTGATCTGGGGACTGGTCAGCGACGCGGACGTGGAGCTGTTCTTCCTCGTCTGCGTGGCGGTGGCCGGCGTCTACGGCGCGGCGACCGCGAGTCGCAGGATCCTGTTCGTGCAGACGGTTCCGGCGGTACTCGCGATCATTGCGGTGCTGGTCGCGAATTAG